In Betaproteobacteria bacterium, the following proteins share a genomic window:
- a CDS encoding protein-disulfide reductase DsbD N-terminal domain-containing protein, with protein sequence MKRFIPILALVIMTGAAGAAPSLTDEPLDPDKAFRPQARLVAGEPAPGAGMERHGIDIEYRIAPGYYLYRSRLRFEVSPPTLLTGPAELPPGIEVDDQFLGKSAIFRESVTIHLPFVVSVVKAGRYRIRITAQGCAEERICYSPFHQEVELNIPPGYRVTDAPGPPPSRDMPR encoded by the coding sequence GGCCGGCGCCGCTCCCTCCCTCACCGACGAGCCCCTGGACCCCGACAAGGCGTTCCGACCGCAGGCGCGCCTCGTGGCCGGGGAGCCCGCGCCCGGCGCCGGCATGGAGCGCCATGGCATCGACATCGAATACCGGATCGCCCCCGGCTACTACCTGTATCGAAGCCGCCTGCGCTTCGAGGTGTCGCCACCCACGCTCCTCACCGGCCCTGCCGAGCTTCCACCGGGCATTGAAGTTGATGATCAATTTCTTGGAAAATCGGCGATCTTCCGTGAAAGTGTGACTATCCACCTGCCATTTGTCGTAAGCGTCGTAAAGGCTGGGAGGTACAGGATCAGGATTACCGCGCAAGGGTGCGCAGAGGAGCGCATCTGCTATTCCCCGTTCCACCAGGAAGTGGAACTGAACATTCCGCCGGGATACCGCGTCACGGACGCCCCCGGGCCACCGCCTTCGCGAGACATGCCGCGGTGA
- a CDS encoding TlpA family protein disulfide reductase: MRRWLPFAGIGLLAALAGVSFWLADRNATAPDIQAGPVDASPAAILTARFTDGEGRPRTLGEFSGKVVVVNFWATWCTPCREEMPGFVKLQARWQGRGVQFVGLAQDEPAKVAAFGRELGINYPLWLGEAEVMGLSRRLGNRLGVLPHTVLLDSQGRVAESRIGIFSEALLESRLSAMTGK, translated from the coding sequence GTGAGGCGCTGGCTGCCCTTCGCGGGGATCGGCCTGCTGGCGGCCCTGGCCGGCGTTTCCTTCTGGCTCGCCGACCGTAACGCTACGGCACCCGACATCCAGGCGGGCCCCGTGGACGCAAGCCCGGCGGCGATCCTGACCGCCCGGTTTACCGACGGGGAGGGCCGACCGCGAACGCTGGGGGAATTCTCGGGAAAGGTCGTGGTGGTCAACTTCTGGGCGACGTGGTGCACGCCCTGCCGGGAGGAAATGCCGGGGTTCGTGAAACTGCAGGCGCGCTGGCAGGGGCGAGGTGTCCAGTTCGTGGGGCTTGCCCAGGACGAGCCGGCCAAAGTCGCCGCTTTCGGCCGGGAGCTGGGCATCAACTACCCGCTATGGCTGGGGGAGGCGGAAGTGATGGGCCTGTCGCGCCGCCTCGGCAACCGGCTCGGCGTGCTGCCGCACACGGTCCTCCTCGATTCGCAGGGGCGCGTCGCCGAATCGCGCATCGGGATCTTTTCCGAGGCCCTGCTCGAGTCCCGTCTCTCAGCCATGACTGGAAAGTAG
- the aroQ gene encoding type II 3-dehydroquinate dehydratase → MSGILVLHGPNLNLLGSREPDLYGRVTLADIDRQLVERGRAAGVVVLTFQNNAEAPLIERIHAAKSDETAFIIINPAAFTHTSVALRDALAAVAIPFIEVHLSNVHAREPFRKHSYFTDLAVGVISGLGAQGYELALEAALSRLAPTKG, encoded by the coding sequence ATGTCCGGAATCCTGGTTCTTCACGGACCCAACCTCAACTTGCTGGGATCCCGCGAGCCCGACCTCTACGGCCGGGTGACCCTGGCTGATATCGACCGTCAGCTCGTCGAGCGCGGGCGGGCGGCCGGGGTAGTCGTCCTGACCTTCCAGAACAACGCGGAAGCCCCCCTTATCGAACGCATACATGCGGCGAAAAGCGACGAAACTGCCTTCATCATCATCAATCCTGCGGCATTTACCCATACCAGCGTTGCGTTGCGCGACGCCCTCGCGGCTGTGGCCATCCCGTTCATCGAGGTCCATCTCTCGAACGTCCACGCCCGCGAGCCTTTCCGGAAGCACTCCTATTTCACCGACCTCGCGGTCGGCGTGATTTCCGGACTGGGCGCGCAAGGCTATGAACTGGCATTGGAGGCCGCCCTCTCCCGCCTTGCTCCCACGAAGGGCTAG
- a CDS encoding acetyl-CoA carboxylase biotin carboxyl carrier protein yields the protein MDLRKLKKLIDLVQESGIGELEITEGEERVRISRAGANAPVVMASQAPMGMIAAPGSTGPSAPAPELPAAPTGHTLKSPMVGTFYRSASPGAPSFVEVGQVVIKGQTLCIIEAMKLLNEIESDAAGTVKAILVENGQPVEYGQPLFLIE from the coding sequence ATGGATCTGAGAAAGCTGAAGAAACTGATCGACCTGGTGCAGGAATCCGGCATCGGAGAGCTTGAGATCACCGAAGGCGAGGAACGGGTGCGCATCAGCCGAGCCGGCGCCAATGCCCCGGTGGTGATGGCGTCCCAGGCCCCGATGGGCATGATTGCGGCCCCCGGTTCAACCGGCCCGTCCGCACCGGCCCCGGAGTTGCCGGCGGCCCCCACCGGGCACACGCTCAAGTCGCCGATGGTGGGCACCTTCTACCGCTCCGCTTCGCCCGGCGCACCTTCCTTCGTCGAAGTCGGCCAGGTGGTGATCAAGGGGCAGACGCTCTGCATCATCGAGGCGATGAAGCTCCTGAACGAGATCGAGAGCGACGCGGCCGGCACCGTGAAGGCAATCCTCGTCGAGAACGGCCAGCCTGTCGAATACGGACAGCCGCTCTTCCTGATCGAGTAG